Proteins encoded together in one Triticum dicoccoides isolate Atlit2015 ecotype Zavitan chromosome 7B, WEW_v2.0, whole genome shotgun sequence window:
- the LOC119340088 gene encoding xyloglucan endotransglucosylase/hydrolase protein 24-like, with product MASSPRRTVVCSVLPLLLLLAGVARAAGNFYQDVDITWGDGRGKILGGGDLLTLSLDRASGSGFQSKNQYLYGRFDMQIKLVPGDSAGTVATFYLSSQGSAHDEIDFEFLGNASGQPYTVHTNVYSQGKGGREQQFRMWFDPTADFHTYSVVWNPTHILFYVDGTPIREHRNREAATGVAYPRSQAMRVYASVWDAEEWATQGGRVRTDWSRAPFVASYKGFAASGCASQDAAACARSNGAWMYQELDATALDRLQWVQKNYMIYNYCADTWRFKDGAPPECATK from the exons ATGGCGTCGAGTCCCAGGAGAACAGTCGTGTGCTCTgtgctgccactgctactgctgctTGCCGGCGTGGCCCGCGCGGCGGGCAACTTCTACCAGGACGTGGACATCACGTGGGGCGACGGGCGCGGCAAGATCCTCGGCGGCGGCGACCTCCTGACGCTGTCCCTGGACCGGGCCTCCGGCTCCGGGTTCCAGTCCAAGAACCAGTACCTGTACGGCCGCTTCGACATGCAGATCAAGCTCGTCCCCGGCGACTCCGCCGGCACCGTCGCCACTTTCTAC CTGTCGTCGCAGGGGTCGGCGCACGACGAGATCGACTTCGAGTTCCTGGGGAACGCGAGCGGGCAGCCCTACACGGTGCACACCAACGTGTACAGCCAGGGCAAGGGCGGCCGGGAGCAGCAGTTCCGCATGTGGTTCGACCCCACCGCCGACTTCCACACCTACTCCGTCGTCTGGAACCCCACGCACATCCT GTTCTACGTGGACGGGACGCCGATCCGGGAGCACCGGAACCGGGAGGCGGCGACGGGGGTGGCGTACCCGCGGAGCCAGGCGATGCGGGTGTACGCCAGCGTGTGGGACGCGGAGGAGTGGGCGACGCAGGGCGGGCGGGTGAGGACGGACTGGTCGCGGGCGCCGTTCGTGGCGTCGTACAAGGGCTTCGCCGCGAGCGGGTGCGCGTCGCAGGACGCGGCGGCGTGCGCCAGGTCCAACGGCGCGTGGATGTACCAGGAGCTGGACGCCACGGCGCTGGACCGCCTCCAGTGGGTGCAGAAGAACTACATGATCTACAACTACTGCGCGGACACCTGGAGGTTCAAGGACGGCGCCCCGCCCGAGTGCGCCACCAAGTAG